In Juglans microcarpa x Juglans regia isolate MS1-56 chromosome 7D, Jm3101_v1.0, whole genome shotgun sequence, the following are encoded in one genomic region:
- the LOC121239288 gene encoding disease resistance protein RGA2-like: MAEAILFDVAARIIESLGSLALKEIGLLWGVTDDRDKLKNTVSTIQAVLLDAEEQWAMNNHEVKDWLEKLKDVFYAADDLLDGFSTECLLREMMTRDKMAKKVMLWIS; the protein is encoded by the coding sequence ATGGCAGAAGCCATTCTCTTCGATGTTGCTGCACGAATCATTGAGAGCTTGGGATCCCTGGCTCTCAAGGAGATCGGACTGCTTTGGGGTGTCACAGATGATCGTGACAAGCTCAAGAACACCGTTTCGACAATCCAAGCCGTGCTTCTTGATGCTGAGGAGCAATGGGCAATGAACAACCATGAAGTTAAAGATTGGCTTGAAAAGCTTAAGGACGTCTTTTATGCTGCAGATGACTTGCTGGATGGTTTCTCCACTGAATGTCTGTTGCGAGAGATGATGACTCGGGATAAGATGGCAAAAAA